The proteins below come from a single Eubacterium limosum genomic window:
- the lpdA gene encoding dihydrolipoyl dehydrogenase: MRITVIGAGPGGYEAAIMAAKLGAEVTCIEKDEVGGTCLNRGCIPTKAFLAASDVLETVESAKDFGINIDGTVSVDYKAVVDRKNKVKDGLIKGIHFLFEENKVNLIKGTGKIVDKNTVEVTKEDGSTETVETDKIILATGSVPVSPGMFKYDGKKVITSDEVLDLERAPESIIIVGGGVIGCEIGQFLSRMGTKVTIVEALEQILPNEDKDVSKQLLRQFKKDKIKVHTGVGVAEVEVSDDGVKASLANGKSVEAEIMLVAIGRRSFVDNLGAQDAGVEVDERGRIVVNDKMETSVPGVYAIGDIVATAQLAHVASKEGIVAVENAMGADKHVAYAAVPRCVYTEPEVAGVGLTEKDCEKKGVEYKLGTFDFRALGKAQAIGKIQGFVKVIVDNNDVIVGASIVGPHATDLLAELSLAVHLGLTAEQVGDVIHPHPSLSEALMEALHDVHGKSVHK; the protein is encoded by the coding sequence ATGAGAATTACTGTAATAGGTGCAGGCCCGGGCGGCTATGAAGCTGCTATTATGGCTGCAAAACTGGGTGCAGAAGTCACCTGTATTGAAAAAGATGAAGTCGGCGGTACCTGTTTAAACCGTGGCTGTATTCCGACAAAAGCTTTTCTGGCAGCCTCCGATGTTCTGGAAACTGTTGAAAGCGCTAAGGATTTTGGCATTAACATTGACGGCACTGTCAGCGTTGATTACAAAGCCGTTGTAGACCGCAAAAATAAAGTAAAAGACGGCCTGATCAAAGGGATCCATTTCCTGTTTGAAGAAAACAAGGTAAACCTGATCAAAGGTACGGGCAAAATCGTTGATAAAAATACCGTTGAAGTTACCAAAGAAGATGGTTCAACCGAAACTGTTGAAACAGACAAAATTATCCTGGCCACCGGTTCTGTTCCGGTAAGCCCAGGAATGTTCAAATATGACGGAAAAAAGGTCATCACCTCTGACGAAGTGCTGGATCTGGAAAGAGCTCCGGAATCCATTATTATCGTTGGCGGCGGCGTTATCGGCTGTGAAATCGGCCAGTTCCTGAGCCGCATGGGCACAAAGGTAACCATTGTGGAAGCGCTGGAACAGATCCTTCCAAACGAAGACAAGGATGTTTCCAAACAGCTTCTGCGTCAGTTTAAAAAGGATAAAATCAAGGTGCACACCGGCGTAGGTGTGGCTGAAGTTGAAGTTTCTGACGATGGTGTTAAAGCTTCTTTAGCTAACGGCAAGTCCGTTGAGGCTGAAATTATGCTGGTTGCCATTGGCCGCCGCAGTTTTGTGGACAATCTTGGTGCACAGGATGCCGGTGTTGAAGTGGATGAACGTGGCCGTATTGTTGTCAATGACAAGATGGAAACCTCCGTCCCCGGCGTTTACGCCATTGGGGACATCGTTGCGACAGCTCAACTGGCGCACGTTGCCTCAAAAGAAGGGATCGTCGCTGTTGAAAACGCCATGGGTGCAGACAAGCATGTGGCTTATGCCGCGGTACCGCGCTGTGTATACACCGAGCCAGAAGTCGCTGGCGTTGGCTTAACTGAAAAGGACTGTGAAAAGAAGGGCGTCGAATATAAACTTGGAACCTTTGATTTCAGAGCTTTAGGTAAGGCACAGGCCATTGGCAAAATCCAGGGTTTTGTAAAGGTCATTGTGGATAACAATGACGTGATCGTTGGCGCTTCCATTGTCGGACCACACGCAACCGACCTGTTGGCTGAGCTGAGTCTGGCAGTACATTTAGGCTTGACCGCTGAACAGGTTGGCGATGTTATTCATCCGCATCCGTCACTGTCCGAAGCACTGATGGAAGCACTGCACGACGTACACGGAAAATCCGTTCATAAATAA
- the gcvH gene encoding glycine cleavage system protein GcvH has translation MNVPQELKYDKEQHLWVAVDDNVATIGITDFAQDKMGDILFVELADEDDEFERGDEFSVVESGKKASPLEAPFAFKVLESNQDLDDEPEAINEDAYANWIVKVQITDDEGIEDLVDAAEYEAAIAE, from the coding sequence ATGAACGTACCACAGGAATTAAAATACGACAAGGAACAACATCTTTGGGTTGCAGTCGATGATAATGTAGCAACCATTGGTATTACGGATTTCGCACAGGATAAAATGGGCGATATTTTATTCGTAGAGCTGGCAGATGAAGACGACGAATTTGAACGCGGGGATGAATTCTCAGTTGTTGAATCCGGTAAGAAAGCTTCTCCGTTGGAAGCACCATTTGCCTTTAAAGTTCTTGAATCCAATCAGGATTTAGATGACGAACCAGAAGCGATTAATGAGGACGCTTATGCAAACTGGATCGTTAAGGTTCAGATCACAGATGATGAAGGTATTGAAGACTTGGTAGACGCAGCTGAATACGAAGCGGCAATTGCTGAATAA
- a CDS encoding amidohydrolase family protein, translating into MSEDTPEREGWFSSLATRYRKHNVKALRDGGDAYGAGTAFKPIAEDAGIIFRTPLVALYKTGHYGDFLGEAITDFDSCRKKMDQLLKRRPDFIKIIQSGIMSFDHFGEAGSLEFTDAELCYLIDRAHDAGLRTMVHVNTPKGIMMAIEAGADSIEHGYCIDADCIAAMKEKDIVWVPTLAPFANIASCDESHPLSRYREVSQRYFTGHKLQVRKAHVAGVTIALGSDAGASLVIHGQASREELSYLMDCGLTKAEVFTNGCRVLELDEAQFKK; encoded by the coding sequence ATGTCTGAGGATACACCGGAGCGGGAGGGCTGGTTTTCGTCACTGGCAACGCGGTACCGCAAGCACAATGTCAAAGCGCTGCGTGACGGCGGTGACGCCTATGGTGCGGGCACTGCTTTTAAGCCCATCGCTGAGGATGCTGGTATTATTTTCAGAACACCGCTGGTGGCCCTGTATAAAACAGGTCACTACGGAGATTTTTTGGGAGAGGCCATTACCGATTTTGACTCCTGCCGTAAAAAGATGGATCAGCTGCTCAAACGCAGGCCTGATTTTATTAAGATTATCCAGTCAGGAATTATGAGTTTTGACCATTTTGGGGAGGCTGGCAGTCTGGAATTTACAGATGCGGAGCTTTGCTATCTGATTGACCGGGCCCATGACGCCGGACTGCGGACGATGGTGCATGTCAATACGCCAAAGGGCATTATGATGGCCATTGAAGCCGGGGCAGACAGCATTGAACATGGATATTGCATTGATGCAGACTGCATCGCGGCGATGAAAGAAAAAGATATTGTCTGGGTACCGACACTGGCGCCTTTTGCCAATATCGCAAGCTGCGATGAAAGCCATCCGCTTTCCCGGTACCGGGAGGTTTCACAGCGCTATTTTACCGGGCATAAGCTTCAGGTGAGAAAGGCCCACGTGGCAGGTGTGACCATTGCCCTGGGCAGTGACGCAGGCGCGTCACTCGTGATACATGGACAGGCCTCCAGAGAAGAGCTGAGCTATTTGATGGACTGCGGCCTGACAAAGGCCGAGGTGTTTACAAATGGCTGCAGGGTTCTGGAACTGGATGAAGCGCAATTTAAAAAATGA
- a CDS encoding M15 family metallopeptidase, protein MHELVTVRPDNFVDVADYIPTIETDVKYYSGDNFVGERIEGYNAPIILITRETAEALKAAQSKLMTKGYCLRVYDGYRPQRAVEHFLRWKDRPETGITKARHYPDFTKAEVFDEGFIAARSTHTRGSTVDLTVVDMRNGQELDMGGFFDYFEESSYSNYTDLTAIQSRNRMMLKYLMLSCGFEPFFQEWWHFTLSNEPYPNTYFDFEIQ, encoded by the coding sequence ATGCATGAACTCGTAACCGTGCGTCCAGACAATTTTGTGGATGTAGCGGATTATATACCAACCATTGAAACAGATGTAAAGTATTATTCTGGGGATAACTTTGTCGGCGAACGGATTGAAGGCTACAATGCCCCCATTATCCTGATAACCAGGGAGACGGCCGAGGCGTTGAAGGCAGCGCAGAGTAAGCTGATGACCAAGGGCTACTGCCTGCGGGTGTATGACGGATACCGGCCTCAGAGAGCTGTAGAGCATTTTTTGAGGTGGAAGGACAGGCCGGAAACCGGCATAACCAAGGCCCGCCACTATCCGGATTTTACCAAGGCAGAGGTTTTTGACGAAGGCTTTATTGCTGCCCGTTCGACCCATACACGGGGCAGTACAGTGGACTTGACGGTAGTGGATATGCGTAACGGCCAGGAGCTGGATATGGGGGGCTTTTTTGACTACTTTGAGGAAAGCTCCTACAGTAATTATACGGATCTTACAGCGATTCAGAGCCGTAACCGCATGATGCTGAAATATCTGATGCTGTCCTGCGGCTTTGAGCCGTTTTTTCAGGAATGGTGGCATTTTACTTTGAGTAACGAGCCCTATCCCAACACTTATTTCGATTTTGAAATTCAATAG